Proteins encoded by one window of Collimonas fungivorans:
- the pmbA gene encoding metalloprotease PmbA, with protein MSDSVFTHSQAQLQQLAQDVLRYAREKGASNAAVEISEGSGLSVGVRKGSVETIEQNKDKGMGVTVYLGEEGHTRRGNASTSDFSAKALQDTVEAAYNIARFTAEDDCAGLPDVDTLEMNPLDLKLCSPWLISAEEAVELAKRCEAAAFAVDKRITNSEGAGVYAQQSHFVSANSRGFMGGYPFSRHTISVAPIAGKGGNMQRDDWYSSMRDAKQLAKPEAIGRYAAERALARLNARQLDTRKCPVLFEAPLAAGLLGAFVQAVSGGALYRKSTFLLDTLGKSVFAPHIQIVEDPHVIGAVGSAPFDEEGVKTQRRDVVKDGVVQGYFLSTYSARKLGMKTTGNSGGSHNLSITSTLTKSSDNFKAMLKKLDTGLLVTELMGQGVNYVTGDYSRGASGYWVEKGVIQYPVEEITIAGNMKDMLAQIVAIGADTLIRGTKQTGSVLIESMTVAGN; from the coding sequence ATGAGCGACTCCGTATTTACCCATAGTCAAGCCCAATTACAACAGCTGGCGCAGGATGTCTTGCGTTATGCGCGGGAAAAAGGCGCTTCCAACGCCGCGGTTGAAATCAGCGAAGGCAGCGGCTTGTCGGTGGGCGTGCGCAAGGGCAGCGTCGAAACGATCGAGCAAAACAAGGACAAGGGTATGGGCGTCACCGTCTACCTGGGCGAGGAAGGCCATACCCGGCGCGGTAATGCCAGTACTTCCGACTTTTCGGCCAAGGCCCTGCAGGATACGGTCGAAGCGGCTTACAACATCGCCCGTTTCACAGCCGAAGACGATTGCGCCGGCTTGCCGGATGTTGATACTTTGGAAATGAACCCGCTGGACCTGAAGCTGTGTTCGCCGTGGCTGATCTCGGCGGAAGAAGCTGTCGAATTGGCAAAACGTTGCGAAGCGGCAGCATTTGCCGTCGACAAGCGCATAACCAACAGCGAGGGCGCTGGCGTCTACGCCCAGCAATCGCACTTCGTCAGTGCCAATTCGCGCGGTTTCATGGGCGGCTACCCGTTTTCGCGCCATACCATTTCGGTGGCGCCTATCGCCGGCAAGGGCGGCAACATGCAGCGCGACGACTGGTATTCGTCGATGCGCGATGCAAAGCAGCTGGCCAAGCCGGAAGCGATCGGTCGTTACGCCGCAGAGCGTGCACTGGCGCGGCTGAACGCGCGCCAGCTGGATACCCGCAAGTGTCCGGTGCTGTTCGAGGCGCCTCTGGCGGCAGGCCTGCTGGGCGCTTTCGTACAGGCGGTGTCGGGCGGCGCGTTGTACCGCAAATCGACCTTCTTGCTGGATACCCTGGGCAAATCGGTGTTTGCGCCGCATATCCAGATCGTGGAAGACCCGCATGTCATCGGCGCGGTTGGTTCGGCGCCCTTCGACGAGGAGGGTGTCAAGACCCAGCGCCGCGACGTGGTCAAGGATGGCGTGGTGCAGGGTTATTTCCTGTCGACCTACTCGGCGCGCAAGCTGGGCATGAAAACCACGGGCAATTCCGGCGGATCGCATAACCTGAGCATTACTTCCACGCTGACCAAATCCTCGGACAACTTCAAGGCGATGCTGAAAAAGCTCGATACCGGCCTGCTGGTGACCGAACTGATGGGGCAGGGCGTCAACTACGTCACCGGCGATTATTCGCGCGGCGCTTCCGGCTACTGGGTCGAGAAGGGCGTGATCCAGTATCCGGTGGAGGAAATCACGATTGCCGGCAACATGAAAGACATGCTGGCGCAGATCGTCGCCATCGGCGCCGATACGCTGATCCGCGGCACCAAGCAGACCGGCTCGGTGCTGATCGAGAGCATGACCGTGGCAGGCAACTGA
- the yjgA gene encoding ribosome biogenesis factor YjgA — protein sequence MPNPNRGSCGFQSSEFEQEYDRPSKSQLKREMTALQKLGEELIAESRDRVKRVPMPEDVRDAILECQQIKDHEGRRRQTQYVGKKMRTLEPHEIAEIQKTLDSWRGLSKADTAAMHALERHRDRLLKNDGALTELLAQHPELDVQHVRTMIRNARKEQAENKPPKAYREIFQLLKELQKSSGNQDQNDSDAEDDEQDEHN from the coding sequence ATGCCAAATCCCAATCGGGGCTCCTGCGGCTTTCAGTCCAGCGAGTTCGAACAAGAATACGACCGTCCCTCCAAGTCCCAGCTCAAGCGCGAAATGACTGCCTTGCAGAAGCTCGGCGAAGAGCTGATCGCCGAGTCGCGCGACCGCGTCAAGCGCGTGCCGATGCCGGAAGATGTGCGCGACGCCATCCTCGAATGCCAGCAGATCAAGGACCACGAAGGTCGCCGCCGCCAGACCCAGTACGTAGGCAAGAAGATGCGTACGCTGGAGCCGCACGAAATAGCCGAAATCCAGAAAACCCTGGACAGCTGGAGAGGCCTCTCGAAAGCCGACACCGCCGCCATGCACGCGCTGGAACGCCACCGCGACCGCTTGCTGAAGAATGACGGCGCGTTGACCGAACTGCTGGCGCAGCATCCGGAACTGGATGTGCAGCACGTGCGCACCATGATCCGCAATGCGCGTAAGGAGCAGGCCGAGAACAAACCGCCGAAAGCGTATCGCGAGATTTTCCAGCTGCTGAAAGAGCTGCAAAAATCGTCGGGCAACCAGGACCAGAACGATAGCGACGCCGAAGACGACGAGCAAGATGAGCACAATTGA
- the mog gene encoding molybdopterin adenylyltransferase, translating into MSTIDPAPAANLKIGLVSISDRASTGVYQDLGIPALQDWLAAALSTPWQVETRLIADDRTLIEQTLAELVDQQHCDLVLTTGGTGPARRDVTPEATLAVATKEMPGFGEQMRQISLQFVPTAILSRQVAVIRESADHAALILNLPGQPKAIKETLEGLKDADGKQKVSGIFAAVPYCIDLIGGPYIETNEAVCKAFRPKSAIKPA; encoded by the coding sequence ATGAGCACAATTGATCCGGCGCCGGCCGCGAACTTGAAAATCGGCCTGGTGTCGATTTCGGACCGCGCCAGCACCGGCGTCTATCAGGACCTGGGCATCCCTGCCCTGCAAGACTGGTTGGCGGCTGCGCTGAGCACTCCATGGCAAGTCGAAACCCGCCTGATCGCCGACGACCGTACACTGATTGAACAAACCCTGGCCGAGCTGGTGGACCAGCAGCATTGCGACCTGGTGCTGACCACCGGCGGCACCGGTCCGGCGCGGCGCGATGTGACGCCGGAAGCGACCTTGGCGGTGGCGACCAAGGAAATGCCAGGCTTCGGCGAACAGATGCGGCAAATCAGCCTGCAGTTCGTGCCGACCGCGATCCTGTCGCGGCAAGTCGCGGTGATCCGGGAAAGCGCCGACCACGCGGCCTTGATCCTGAACCTGCCGGGCCAGCCAAAAGCCATCAAGGAAACCCTGGAAGGCTTGAAAGACGCCGACGGCAAACAAAAGGTATCCGGCATCTTCGCTGCCGTGCCCTATTGCATCGATCTGATCGGCGGTCCGTACATTGAAACCAATGAAGCAGTATGCAAGGCGTTCCGGCCGAAGTCGGCGATCAAACCAGCCTAA
- a CDS encoding MBL fold metallo-hydrolase, translating to MNKSRAVRRNFMRLALAAGSAAALPWLAQAQTATASKGTQLILLGTKGGPTPSALRAAPANVLLVDGQPYVVDCGNGVALQLTKAGVKLPQIRDIFLTHQHSDHNADLGNLVFLAWATGLATPVHLYGPPGMRQMMDDFVHMNAIDIATRMQEEGRPPLRPLINTHEFDGPRVVMENDQVKVTAALVDHYTLKPAFAYRFDTRDRSVVFSGDTAYNENLIKLAKGADVLVHEVMYLPALEKLMKTVDNAPTLLDHLVKSHTSTAQVGMVAARAGVKTLVLSHFVPGGDPAISDDMWSAEARRQFSGEIIVGKDLMVI from the coding sequence ATGAATAAATCGCGCGCTGTGCGCCGCAACTTCATGCGGCTCGCGCTGGCTGCGGGCAGTGCCGCCGCGTTGCCCTGGCTGGCGCAGGCGCAGACGGCGACAGCCAGCAAGGGCACGCAACTGATCCTGCTGGGCACCAAGGGCGGACCGACGCCGTCAGCCTTGCGCGCGGCGCCGGCCAATGTGCTGCTGGTGGACGGCCAGCCGTATGTTGTCGACTGCGGCAATGGCGTTGCTTTACAGCTGACCAAAGCGGGCGTCAAGCTGCCGCAGATACGTGATATTTTCCTGACCCACCAGCACTCCGACCACAACGCCGACCTCGGCAACCTGGTGTTCCTGGCCTGGGCCACCGGGCTGGCGACTCCCGTGCATCTGTATGGCCCGCCGGGAATGCGCCAGATGATGGACGATTTTGTCCACATGAATGCCATCGACATCGCCACCCGCATGCAGGAAGAAGGCCGGCCGCCATTGCGCCCCTTGATCAACACCCACGAATTCGACGGCCCGCGCGTAGTCATGGAAAACGACCAGGTCAAGGTGACTGCGGCACTGGTCGACCACTACACGCTCAAGCCCGCCTTCGCCTATCGTTTCGACACCAGGGACCGCTCGGTGGTGTTCTCCGGCGATACCGCCTATAACGAGAACCTGATCAAGCTGGCCAAGGGCGCCGACGTGCTGGTGCATGAAGTGATGTACCTGCCGGCGCTGGAGAAGCTGATGAAGACCGTCGACAATGCGCCGACCCTGCTCGACCACCTGGTCAAGAGCCACACCAGCACCGCCCAGGTCGGCATGGTGGCGGCGCGCGCCGGCGTCAAGACACTGGTGCTGAGTCACTTCGTGCCGGGCGGCGACCCGGCGATCAGCGACGACATGTGGTCGGCCGAGGCGCGCCGGCAGTTCAGCGGCGAAATCATCGTCGGCAAAGACCTGATGGTAATCTGA